GGCAAAAAGGGTGTTAAAAAGAAGatgtaagtaaataataatatatttttcatgaatatCATTCATCTAAGCATTCAGAAAAGTGTTCTTCAAAGTTTTAATTTTCGCGATTTCTGTTTTTTTGATGGATTCGTCTAACCTACCACAAGGCCATTTCATGCTTGCGATACTTACACTAGAAGCCATAATATGTTatcgtttaatattatatttcgtatttcacaaattatgattttacctgtattttaaaattgacaatgaattatattttatatattgtagaaCTTTATCGATAATAGGTTACGAAAAACTAtggtaaatttaaatatttatatttttgctactgtcatattaatattattctttcataaatatataaataacatatttttcgctgtaaaattaaaaatcctacttttgtaaaatatatcgcgttttttcatgaaaatttaaaatgCTTAACCTCAAAATTATCTTTGAGATGATTCAAATATAGTTAAtctagaataaaaattatttttctattttattataacagagtaacaagtaattatttaatatgcattaattttatattgcaattgaaattttatttcagtgTTGATCCCTTTACACGGAAGGACTGGTATGATGTGAAGGCACCGTCTATGTTTACAAACCGTCATGTTGGAAAAACATTGGTAAACCGAACGCAAGGAACGagtaagatattttattaaatttttttaattatatatgtataattgatatttatatgaaaagaaatatagtgCAACCTCAGCTCcacaaaaatattctataatttttgTGGCTTTTCCCGTTGCACATATTAAAACTGGCATGTACTTATTACATTATTGTTTTGTATATAGCAATGATGCCATTGTTAGATGCCATAAAATTAATACTGTTAATCAAAGtacttcttctcctttatttttacacattttcatatcatgtttattatttttttgtccgaCAGAAATTGCATCGGAAGGTTTGAAGTTCCGTGTGTTCGAGGTTTCATTAGCTGATCTTCAAGATGACAATGATGCAGAAAGATCCTTTCGTAAATTTAGATTGATTGCGGAAGATGTGCAAGGTCGTAATGTGCTAACTAACTTTCATGGAATGGACCTAACAACAGACAAACTAAGATCCATGGTAAAGAAATGGCAGACTCTGATAGAAGCTAATGTTGATGTAAAAACGACTGATGGCTATTTGCTCAGAGTTTTTTGCATTGGTTTTACAAACAAAGACCAAATGAGCACTAGAAAAACATGTTATGCCCAACATGCGCAAGTGAGTATCTACGATTATAAAACTTgtttgtttaaaataataagatcacATTGcaactaatattaatatataaatattcttataaatatatatattaatatataaacattatataaagttgcatatataaaaaaagcacTCTCTTACCACACTATTCCTGGATAAAGAAATAGTGATATTTGATGTTGCAACAAttcaaataacaaaaaaaacattgtTAAATATGTCTAATTCCGTTAATATTTCACTAATCtttaattacttttcattAACACCTAGGTTAAAAGAATTAGACAAAAAATGGTAGATAATATCACGAATGATGTTATTAAAAGTGATTTAAAAGGTGTGGTCAGCAAACTTTTGCCTGATGCTATGGCCAAAGACATAGAAAAGGTGTCTCAAAGTGTATATCCACTTCATGATGTTTACATTCGCAAGGTATCAATCTAATTAATCgaacatatattttaagaaaattatactaaataataatgactattcgataatatttaattacgaCTCTTGTATCTAGGTAAAAGTTTTGAAGAAACCAAGATTTGAATTAAGCAAATTGCTTGAACTACATGGTGACGGTGGTGGTAGTAAGAGCGAAGACATTGGAGAAAGTGGCTCGAAGGTTGATAGGCCTGAGGGTTATGAACCTCCAGTGCAAGAATCTGTATAAGAGATTTATtctcttattatatttcttaaaaataaaaatcagaatttcgtgttaaaaaaaatgttcttttttttgtcttattggaaaacatattttttattaatccatATTTTTTAGATAATTGATATTCATAGAAATTACAGcagaaataacaaattttatttaatcacgtaaaaaattataaaaaaataattatcaactgagaatatgtataattataaaggTAATATTTTGGTGACTCCGGTCCaactttcgttaaaaaatgCTTCGAAGCTACCGATCAATGAAAACAGTACGTATATCAGAAGTGCAAATAAAAGTATCTTCGTAAATATGTCTACCCAATACATTCTgtaaaaaaagtttaaaaaaataagaaaaatagtaatatctttcgtaacgtaaataaaaaataaatataagaattttaCATTCTAATATGCCGACGAGCTGCCGGTAAAGTTTCTGGaagttcttttaaaatataaattcttgcAGCTTGTATACAAGTTTCAAAATATTCGTACAAGTCTATGTCGTCTCCGTGTAagtaatacttattatattctctGGCATTAAATTTATCTCTCACTTCCTTTATATTTGCATTAATAAAATCCCATTGGTTATTGGCATAGTATTCCAACACATCGAATCCTTTTTGTATGCGACGTTGAACTCGACACATgctatataagaaaagaaaataataattatacccaATTGGTAACTTTCAAATCATCTTTTATCGCTTACATTGGCTCGTAACCCGCAAGAAATATGATTGTATCAATGAAGTAAGCCGGAATcgtgtgaaataaaaatacacaAATATCATGATGAAGACGTGATTTTTTCATACTGCCACCTGGGTACCAAACGACACCATTTAAAGGTATTTTCTCTATTACTCGACGACCAATCTCTATGATTTCGCCCCACGAAACCTatgataaacatttttatattaaattataaaattctgataaatacatacaatataaagTTGATATTTATTGggtcaatatttttaaacatttatttaacattttaagtAAATGgtcaatattataaaatattaatacataatataagtGATAAACTTGATGCATTAAACCCtgttatttaattacttatattGACGAAAATATTCGTATACACTGaccattttaaaaaatatttaacatcaataaataaaaatactgagaaaataaatataaattataatataataattactaagAGTTACCTTGAAATCGCTACTGCTGGTAAGATTGTATATTCTCTTATCATgatctttgaaataaatataattccaTGTGCAAGCAAGAATAGCATTGACCAATATATCGACAGGAACATAATCGGCATAACTATTTTCATTGCAATACATGCTCCTAATTACACCTTTTCCAGCACCGATTAAAAGTCCTGTCGgaccattaatattatctgtCCATCCCGGGAGTGGTTCTTTCCAAATAGGTATAATAACACTTGGTCTATaattttaaagttattaaacgattgattcttttacatatatgtatctacttaaaaaaatgaaaaatgttttgaGATATTACCTTAATAGAACTACCGGAATGTATGGCATAGCTTCTTCAATAATACTTTCGGACAGAGCTTTCGTAAAGGCATAAGTATTTGGTA
This is a stretch of genomic DNA from Vespa crabro chromosome 3, iyVesCrab1.2, whole genome shotgun sequence. It encodes these proteins:
- the LOC124422645 gene encoding fatty acyl-CoA reductase 1, with amino-acid sequence MAEPKIDNLPDRIEQTFRGQNILITGGTGFLGKVMLEKFLRCLPGITQIFMLVRPKKDKEPKDRLTEILESPIFDQIREQRGLETLHNTVTAIKGDVMLPELGISAEDRKMLIDKVTIIYHAAATVRFDEMLKKAVLLNTRGTKQMLDLAKEMKNLLFFGHISTSYCHLDQKLLKEKLYPPPADPHKVITCIEWMDDEIVNTITHKILGKIPNTYAFTKALSESIIEEAMPYIPVVLLRPSVIIPIWKEPLPGWTDNINGPTGLLIGAGKGVIRSMYCNENSYADYVPVDILVNAILACTWNYIYFKDHDKRIYNLTSSSDFKVSWGEIIEIGRRVIEKIPLNGVVWYPGGSMKKSRLHHDICVFLFHTIPAYFIDTIIFLAGYEPIMCRVQRRIQKGFDVLEYYANNQWDFINANIKEVRDKFNAREYNKYYLHGDDIDLYEYFETCIQAARIYILKELPETLPAARRHIRIMYWVDIFTKILLFALLIYVLFSLIGSFEAFFNESWTGVTKILPL
- the LOC124422647 gene encoding 40S ribosomal protein S3a — translated: MAVGKNKGLSKGGKKGVKKKIVDPFTRKDWYDVKAPSMFTNRHVGKTLVNRTQGTKIASEGLKFRVFEVSLADLQDDNDAERSFRKFRLIAEDVQGRNVLTNFHGMDLTTDKLRSMVKKWQTLIEANVDVKTTDGYLLRVFCIGFTNKDQMSTRKTCYAQHAQVKRIRQKMVDNITNDVIKSDLKGVVSKLLPDAMAKDIEKVSQSVYPLHDVYIRKVKVLKKPRFELSKLLELHGDGGGSKSEDIGESGSKVDRPEGYEPPVQESV